The window CAGATCTGTTTCTAAGACCGTATGCCATGTATACTGGAGCTTCGTATCCTGGAACCAGACGTTTGTATGAGTTGACGATAGGGTTTGTGATTGCTGTTACTGCACGTGCGTGTTTGAGCAGTCCTCCCATGAAGTGAAGTGCGTCCTGTGATAGTCCGCTTTCTGAATCAGGGTCTGAAAACAGGTTTCTGTCTCCCTTGAACACTGACTGGTGACAGTGCATTCCACTTCCGCTCACGCCGAAGAACGGTTTAGGCATGAATGTTACCCTGTAGTCCATCTGGTCGAATGTAGCCATATTGTCTACAATTGCCTTGATAGCCTGTTTGAATGTGATTACTGCATCAGCAGTCTTAAGTGCGTCCTTGAACTTGAATGCGATTTCGTTTTGACCCGGTGCCACTTCGTGGTGGGAAGCTTCAACTTCAAAGTCAAGGTCTTCAAGGTTAAGTGTCAGTTCACGTCTGAAGTCTGGTCCTTTGTCCAGCGGTTCAACATCAAAGTATCCGGCTTCATCGTATGGTAGAGGGTATCCGTTTTCATCTATGTCCACAATGAAGAATTCAGGTTCAGGTCCGATGTTGTACTGAAGTCCCATATCTGCAATGTGTTTTAGGGATTTTTTAAGAACTCCCCTTGGGTCTCCTGCAAACGGCTTGTTTTCAGGGGTCCATACGTCACAGATGAATCTGCATGTTGCGGACTCTTCAGGTCTCCATGATAATCTGGAGTATGTGTCAATGTCTGGTTTGAGAACAAGGTCACTGTCGTTAATTCCAACGAATCCTGCTATTGATGAACCGTCAAACAACATTCCTTCATTGAACAGTTCATTCATGTT is drawn from uncultured Methanobrevibacter sp. and contains these coding sequences:
- the glnA gene encoding type I glutamate--ammonia ligase, which translates into the protein MSDIPEEKIERITEKMREDNIKFIRLQFVDINGSVKNIVIPFNGKDNMNELFNEGMLFDGSSIAGFVGINDSDLVLKPDIDTYSRLSWRPEESATCRFICDVWTPENKPFAGDPRGVLKKSLKHIADMGLQYNIGPEPEFFIVDIDENGYPLPYDEAGYFDVEPLDKGPDFRRELTLNLEDLDFEVEASHHEVAPGQNEIAFKFKDALKTADAVITFKQAIKAIVDNMATFDQMDYRVTFMPKPFFGVSGSGMHCHQSVFKGDRNLFSDPDSESGLSQDALHFMGGLLKHARAVTAITNPIVNSYKRLVPGYEAPVYMAYGLRNRSALIRVPAARGKATRIEYRSPDPACNPYLAFTVMLEAGIDGIVNKIDPGDPVEDDIYSMSEEERERRGIEVLPTSLWEAYHSLEEDPLILNALGPHVSEKFLELKYQEWDEYRVQVFGYEQRKYLDI